The DNA region TGCTCAAGAGTGGACAGGGAATGAGTGGGTTAAAGTGAGGGAAAGGCCTGAACTTGTGACTTCTGTATTATCAAGCTTGAAAGTGAAAGTGAAACAAATGCCAAGCAAATCCTGTGACAGCAAATCAACTATAGCATCTACTGGTGATGGAGTACAATCTAAACTGGCTGAGACTGGCTTAGATTCTCAAACAGATAAACCTAGGAAGTCTGAAGTTGTTCCAGATCTTTTGAAAGGTGAAGCGTTAAGGTGGAAGTCCTCCAGGAAGAGGAGTCGAAGTGGCGCCTCTCGTCGTAAGGTACTGCGAAATGACAGACCGTGTACGAAGTCCCCTCAGATTCTGGAGTCAGATGCTTCTGATAGCTTCGTGATTCCAGCATCACTGAATGTTGATCATGATGACTGCAAATTTGCTGGGGATCCAACCATTTTCAATTCTTCAGTTGTGCCGTCTCTAACTAATTTGGTTATGTGTAGGTGACTTCCTGACCGTCGTCTTTAGAATGATGTCTTGTTTTCTTGGTTCTATAGGTACAGTATTCAAACCTTAAACCCTCTTTAAACCTAGGTGCATCCGTTCGATGCCTGTCTTCACTTTTGATTTCTTCTCTTTAGGTTAGGGTCTTTTTCTCCTCCCCGTTTATCCTGTTTTTGTGATTTGTGGCATCGAAGCTTCATTTTCATTTGGGTGCTTGTGACAAATAGAAGCCCAAGGAGGCAAGGATGATGCCATTCAAGTTTTGGTAGCAGAGTGACTTAGTTGAATAACCAAAGATAGCTTTGACTTTAGAGGATGTTCTTTTTGCATATAAAATGTTCCAATGTAATTTGTGTAGCATTCtctaataaaaatagaaaatttgcCTTTTACCTATGTTTGCCTTGTGCGAGCGTGTGTCAATTGATGTATTTTCTTTCTGCCTCTGCCATTTTTGCATGTGTTCTTCAATCATCTGATTTTGTGATGTGTTCAATTATTTTCAAGGTCAAGTAGTCGGTACTAACTACAGCGATGGTTCTCTTTGAATAAACATCAATACAAATAATTGAATGAGTGGATAGTAATTTTGTGcacacaaaattaatttttttggcaGAAGACTTCTGACAATTCTGGATGAGAGTATTAACTACACTGGTAGTCTAGCATAACCAACAATGGACAAATATGTCAGTAAATATTGTACCATCTCTGAGCAGTGACCATATGTTATAAATAATTCGTAGGCAGTAAATCTTATCATGTAAGGTTATAATATAAACAGGAGTAAGTTTTGGGGGTCGTGTTGGTTTATTTTGTTACCATTTGAATTGGGGATTCTCCTGATAAATTAACAGGTGGTCGACAATCTGGTTTTCTTCCAGGATTAATGGACTATGGGAATAATGTTTATTTTGTTTAGCTGATAAAAATCAGGGACGGATCTATTCACACTCCCATGGGTCAAGTGCCCCCACTTGAATTTCATACCTACTGAACAatacatatataaaatataCTAATTTGTTATAAATGCTGAACAATTTACATATATAACGTGTTAATTTCCCCCActaaatttttgtattttaatgTTTATGTACATGTGTGTAAATATATTATTCCCACGACTTTTgttttctggatccgtcactgataAAAATGAATATTCTTCCAAGTGTAGAGATGCCTTTTTTTTACTATATCTGATACTAAGTGAAGTtatgtttatatttgaatttaaaaaccACAATTAGCATAAAGtcctttgtttttgaaaattaacATGATGTTGaagatatttttattgaataggCGTCCTGCCATTGTCAATCCAAATCATGTAAGTTAGTCATAGCCGCCTAGCAGAAATAATACTCTGGACTCTGGAGAGAACTAAGAAATACAATAAGTACTTGTCTGATTCATGCACAGCTCAGCGTTTCTTTGACGTGTGGAATTTGATCATGTACACCACTTAAAAATGAAGAGTATGTTTGAAAACTCGTTCGAAAACTATGattaagttaaaattaatgtggatgtaaatattttttcttactttttacttttatttactATGATTTTAGCGTTACTATGATTTTCAAACGAGTTTTAAAACACGTTATGATTGGTATTCtatctacaattgattctatgAAAAAATTAGCCGACAAAAATACAAGCTGACCCCCGAAAAGGACTACCTACAATGTATAAAACCAAATGGGATAAGATCATGAGGAGGAGTCActtgatttttcatttttaatcaaCTTAGAAGACCCACCTGTTTGACTTCAGCTCCATATACGAGGACCTACTGTGGTGGATGTGGATCCAATGCTAGTAGCCTTCATCTTTGACTCTTCCTATTTGTTAAAACCTTGTAGTCTTGTACACATCACTACTACAACTTGTACAAGTTCAGCTTGGCTCGCTTCTATGAAGCTGAGCCAAGCCAAGACCCTCCTTAAACATCATTAGTGAAGTTGATTCATTGAATTAGCTTAATGCCTGGTTTAGGAAGCAAACTATGAAGGAATAATTCctgtgaagaaaagaacaactaAGCTAGCACTATGTGGGGCTGTTTCTGCACGAACAATCTTTGTCAACTTAGGCATACAACCTTTTTCACTTTACTATGCTGTGCCATCATGTTCAGGTCCTTTTTCACTTTACTACACAATTGAGATGGGGTTGCTCTATCAGTGTAGAAGGAGCTGTTTGTAGATCATTTTCTGCACATTTCTCTCTTTACAGGATGGGATTGAAGCTGACAAACctattaaatttatataaaGGATCTTTATGGTAGGCTGCACACATATCACAGGTATGGCTTTTGAAGATGGTGCCAAAAAGGAGATTCAGGAAGTTGGTAGAAAAATCTCTATTGGGTCTAGTCTAGCATCTATGGAGTCTTTGTCCATGCCACTGGTCTGTCTTTTTGCTTACTCTATTTTGAGTTTTGGCCATGGAATTCTAGAATTTCTTGCCTAATGATTTGGTTCTGGCATTCTGCGCTGTAAAAGCAGGTTCAGGAGGTTGTTCTTTCTGCAGACATGCAATGTGAGAAGTGCCAGAAGAGGGTTACTGATATTATTACAAAAATGAATGGTAAGTTTATTTGCTAAATTCTCTTCATTTGGAAATTTGGAATGCTACTTTGTAAGATTTTTGGGAGAACACATTTGTAGATTAGCTTGCTGCAGATATTTGCCAATTCTATTGATTATTGATTTGAAGTTTTCTATAATTTCCTAGAAAGAACAGGATCACTAGAAGCATATTTCGTTCCACAATGAAATACTCTAAAATCATTTTTGCTCATACGAGATCTTCTGAGCATGCGTGTGTTGGATTCTGCTCTGCATAttgtgaaaccaaacatgctataaagcTCAATATTCTCACCTTCTTTAATTCCCAGAAATAGGACACCATAGAagacacaaatatatatttagagagagagagaggaaaagcACACGTCATAAGAGGTGGTCCTTGTTGGTTTCTACCTAGAAATAGCTTAGCATATGTTATGGCAGGAAGTGTGAGGAAACTGTTAATTTAGAAAACTTGTATTCTTATTATTCTACTTCAGTTTAATAAACCAGCCTTTGTAATTTTCTGTTCTTGGTTTCAACGGCTTGTCTTCATCTTCTTAATGATGGTTGTTTTAAAGTATAGATCGAGTTGGTAGAACTTAGTTGATTGAATAAATTTGTGTTTGGAAATAGTAATGTAAAATTTAAGCTGAAAAAGACAATTTATGTCTAGAGAGTGACAGAGAATTATTTTTTGGTTAGTTGATATTTggaaatttttttacaattgattctaaagccaaaaaTAATTCTCAGGAGAACTTTTGTGAGTAGCTTATGGGGTGTCAGAAAGAATTCTgaaaaaagagaagttgatGTGATCATGCTATGGTAATAGAAGGAAAAGTAAAAAAGTTTTCATTTCTATTAGATGTAAGCAAAGTTATTTACAGATTTACTTTTAACTAGAACAGCTGAACTTGCACTCTGTGGCTTACACCTATGAGCCATAAAGCCACTTATATATGAAGACACAGAAAAGAACAAAGCCGTTATGAGCTTTTATTATTTGTCAAACATGCTTTACCAAGATATAAAATATTCattcacaataaaataaaataagcatTGTTCTCATTGTATTTTACCTTAAGCTTGCTGGTTTGATTACTTAGATTAGCACGATTATAGAGCCTGAGTTTTATACTTAGGACCTATTCAGTTTAAGCATGTTAATGATGTTTTCTATTTTGATGAATTTTGAGATGAAATTTTGATGGCACTTTCTCTTGTTATTGCTAACTCTTAATACCTGCTTCAATGTTTTGATTCTTCAGTAGAGACAGAGTCTGTGGTGGTGAATGTGTTGGAGAAGCAAGTGACACTCACTTTTAGATTTCCAACTGTTGGTGAAGTAATCAGTAAGCAAATTACTCGCATCAACAGGAATCCCCTCCCTAAAAAAGTGGCCATTATCAAAAGGATATTTCGCTCTTCCAAAGGATCCACATGTGCACAATGATATTTTGTAGATTAATTTGGCAGTGTACAGAAGAAAGATTCTATATTCATGATTGGATTTGATTTGTGATTGCCTAACTAATTTGCCACAGAAGAAAGTTTCTGTATACATGATTGAACTTGATTTGTAGTTGTTTCATGAATTTGATTCGCTGACACACACATAGAGACAATAGGAGAAGGATTTTATTGATTTatgtttaaataaattttgTCTCTCTAGTGGATCTGTGGATGGAATCTGGGCCACTGCACAACAGTGCCATTCATCCCCCCTTTCTCATTTGTAGATGCTATGTTGGGTTGGGAATAAGTTAAGGCCAATTTAGATTTTGTGTAAAAAGTTATGACCTACTTAAAAATTTGAAGGCCTTAACACGACATATTACGCGTTTCAAACTCTTGAAAGGCTGGTCTGACTTAGTAGTTTATTTAACCGCACATGTTAACATGTTTAATAAAAGAATCTTTTATATGCAAATAAACCTATTTTCATATTGGGTTTCTTCGAAACTGATATAGGCTAGGTCATAAGTCCCTACTAGCGGTCTCTAATCTTTCCCACCCCTAATGATCATGCCACTTTattcatgttttgtgtagattataatttcaaaaaagtTCTTCACTTTGTCGTATACATTTGGACCATAATATTCAATCTGTTTAGATGTAAaccaaataatatttattgaagtTTATCTAGTAGAAAAATTCCAATTAGCTCTAATTAGTCGGTATCCAAAGAAGCAACAGAATTAGAGTTTTGAGATTGTTCCCTTGATGCTGTTTATATAAACATTCTATATGAACtttgaaaataaagaaaaagatgCTTTACAGTTTTCAGTGTTGCTTTTCAGCAATGCAAACCATGACATGAAGAGATGCTTCCCCTTGCCATGCTGTTTTCAAATAAATTAAGCATTAAGGTGAAGTTAAggataaaaaggaccaagacaaAAAACTACCTCTTAGCCTAGTCCAGCTCCGAGTAGAATCAGATTCCAAAATGAAGGGAGACATAGTATCTTACTTGTTTTAGACAACacaaaaattataaatacaagTTGATCCATTACCAAGAACATTCATATTCTCTGACCCCCacaaatttcctttttcctatGCCTTTTGGCTTTTTTCCAAAAGTAGAACCAATCCTGGGTGCCGCCACTTCCAACCCCATGTCCGAACAGGCAAGTTTTTTTGTTCTATTCCCACAAATACACTTCCTTTTCACGGATCAACATCTTCTGTCTCATTTCCTGTTTAATTTTTCTGTCATAACACTGAAACTTTGACATGCTATATATAAAAAACATGCGTGAGCCGGTTACAAACTTACAATTGTACTTTGTGATTGATATGATGAACATTTATTGGTGAGACAGGAAAACGAGACGCGAAATTGAGACAAACTATCTTATCCACTTTTCACAAGACGACTGATAATTTTGTTAAAATGATTTATAGATTTTGATGTTGGTTTCGTTTTTACAATTGCAGTACTGTTGCATGATCATGAGAATCAATGTTGATTGCAATGCTTGCTGCAGAAGATTAAGGAGAATCCTTCTAAGGATGAAAGGTAAAAGATTTTCACAATGAATCTAATCTATGTAAGTGTTATTGttaaaaacaaagagaaactagGGAAATTCTAACAATTCTCATTGGTTATTGAAGTAATAGAGACTCATTTGATAGAGAAGCAGCAGCGCAGGGTATGTGTCTGTGGCAGATTTGTACCAGCAGATGTTGCAATCAAGATACAGAAGAAATTGAATCGTAGAGTTGAGATTCTTGAAGTACAGTTCGAAGGCGAAGAAGATCATAATGAACCACCATAGAAAGTAACCCAGGAGAGTTCAGAGAAACCTTAAAATGACCCAGAGATGCCTACGGCATAGTGTACATAATAGGCTACTTTGTAGCAGTTGTTTGTGGTTACTTTCAAAAGTACTATATGGAAATTGttgggaagaagaaaatggtagACGATCTAcgcagaaaaataataatacacGTTACATGTAGAATTCTTAGAAGGACTTAATGTATGTACTTTACATGAATTGTTTGTCACATCAGAAAGTAAACTTGATAAATCTGTGTGCTCTTTCCACAGTTAAAACTATTAAGTGTTTGTTCGGTTTTCGCCCAAAGGTTGGTTGGGTTTTCTTAGAATGTTTGTATGTGATTTCCAAAGTGCTCAAACGTGAAAGGTCAAAATTGTTTCGTTTACGTTTACATTCAacctaaggtaaacaaaaacATTGCTTAAGAATTCAATTTGTGACTCTCACTCAATCAAACACAACTAAATAAAACAGACTTCTTTTTCAGCACCATAAGTCTAGAACCACTCAAACAGGAAGGAAGTAGCAAAAAGAGGGAAGCACATTTCATTGGGGAGTTAGTCATAGGAGGCTATTTGGGCAATGTGTTAggatggaagaaaaagaaggaatTATATGTTGCTAGGATATTCACATAATAATGTTCTTTCTGAAGTTGAAAAGGGAAGTTACTCAACTAGGGATGAATATCTAAGCTGTGGGAAAAGATGATATGGGAGAAGATGAGTAATGAATGTATTTGGCATAAGGCAGAAAACATGTAAACTTCTGGTGAAACAATTAAAAACAAATGACAGTCAAAAAGGAGAAGTATGAAGTATCAGTAGAAATCTCATAATGCATACACAGAAACAACATCAAATATTAGCTGGATTCTATCTGCATATATAATCTTGGTTAAAATACTATAGAAACATGTGGAGTAATTGAAAACATCAAATAAGTAGCGGGGGGTAGCTAAGAACTTGATGCAGTTTTGTTTTCTTCTATCCAATATTCAAATCTCTAGTTTAGCACATTAAAGTTGAAGGGTGAAGCTAAATGTGGACAAACTTTCAGAGTGATTGTTGATTTCATATGTAACTAAACATCCTTCTGAATTGCATCTCAACAAAGTAATTTTACTTTTGGGTACACCATACTTGGCACTTTGCATTAGACACTCAACAAAGTTACAGTATAACCAATAAAATCCTTGGATTCATGAAGAACCAAAACTAAACACAAACAGTTAtataaagcaaaataaaaggCATACCCTCGAACAGGAATTGAATACGAGTAACAGCTCTATAACGAGCAAGACTATCTACAACGCAGCAGTTAATATTTGATTTTGAAGATGATTCAGAAGCAGCTGATGCAAAAAGTGCTACTTATCTAGCACAAGAACCAGCTGCCACAGCTGCTTCAAAACCCTGTAAATGCCCAAGCCAGAGAGAGATATAAAACTAGTGTTTAACCATCTCTATGGTAAGTACTGCTGTCCAGAAAATAGCTTGTTCAGATATTCTGTTACCTAATTTAGGTGGTTAAATATTATTATGTTAGCGGTAAATTAGGCATTTGTACCGCTGTGAAACTTTGTGTACAGCTTCTTTAATAGAAGAGGAGAGTCATAGTACCTCATGTGTATATATGCAGCATTCATCGAACAATGTTATAAATTGGATGCTGACAGAAACTGGGAGAGAACTGAGCATTAGGCGGGTCACTCTTAGCCCGTCCGGGGTGTTAGGATTAGGTTTTTCAATATTTCCAATTCGTCCAGAAAAGGCTGGACTGTGAAACATCCCTTAGGAAGACAACTTCTCAACACTTCAGGCCTATTTCAAGCTAACGCTTCCAATGATGGTTGCTTTAGGGAGTGAATTTGAGGTACGACTGTTAGCTAGTCAACGGTTGTCTCCAATTTGGCAACTTGAGAAGTATAATTGGGCAATTGGCAATGGCGGGATTCATTAGTTAAAATACAACTAGGGAACCTGAATGTCATAACCTTGATGCTTTCTCATTTAGTTTTACTAATTTATTTGCTTCTTTCAATATTGATCACAAACAATTCAACTTTTGAATCGCCTAAACAATGAACTAGTCTCTTAGAATTAGGTGTCCATGTCTTAGTCATTTGAGTATAATAACTGAGACTTAAGTACTTAACTGATGTATTATTTTTGTAATAGAATTACTTGTTCTTAGTTGTGTATTTAAAACGCAATGTGTATTTAAGAATACATGTTGACAGGGTTTGATGATGAATTTCAGTAGGTGCTGAGAGATATTGGCTCAGTTGAACTGAATCGCAAATATCATGAGAGTTAACTTGTAGTCGAAGCAAGCAACCGACCAATGACATGTTTATGGGAAGCAATATTAGATAAAAGAGTGCCAACATTTTTAGAGAGCTTAGTTATGAAATCCATTGGAGTTTGTATAGGTTTAAAACCAAGAAATCCAGAATCAGAAaacaagtctattgctcttattttcttaattttaacataattgcAAAAACATGAATAATTATCTAGCTGGTAATTAATTAACATTTGATTAGGTTTTGGTTGCACCAAGGTCACAGCCGGCAGTCATGAGATTAATCTTCTAGAGAAATTGAGATTAATTTTATCACATTACTTAAATATAAATTCTTTTGCGTAGTACCCAAAAAAAATACTAACTTCGATATAATGCCCCAAATACAAATAGTCAAATACCATTTATTggttatattttataaaaaaaatgatgttcactgtaaatacagaagatgagaagaaaggCTGAAACCTGAAAGAGGCGTGATCGTGACTGTTGGATTTCCGTTCCATGCATCCAATCAAATAGTCATAACAAAATTATGATTACTTGTCAATTTATGGATTCATTACTTTCCTTAATTTCTTTTATTCGTTCACATGAACATACTATCCTTCTGAGAAAGTGCAATTGAGAAGCTGCTCTTCTCTTTCTTCCTGGAATTGTTCACACACCAACCGCGTTGAAGACCTGGTTACCTCTTAGTCCCACACTCTACTCGGACTCTTCATCCCTAAGAAACTCTCACAATCATAATAATTACCATAACAATTAACCAGCAAAATCAAATGACAACTTAGTCAATTGCCAACTAACATTCTTAAATTACCATATTCGTAGATTTAACCGCAGGTAGTCATTTTAgaagattttttttaagaaattatGATAATCAATACTATCATTTTTGTCATTACCACCATATATTGAATTATAATTACCACATTGagattatattattatatacgCATTTGGTAGAGAGGTGCAATGACAACCATCGGATGTATATAGAGAGGTGCAATTGTTTCCTTTGAACCGTAGATGATCTTTTACCTATAAAAGctccattctctctctcatctaAACAACTCACAAGCTTGTGCCTTCTTGTTTGTTCCATACGTTGTACCTGCTTTTGCTATTCATATTGTCATTGCCATCAACCCCACGAGGGTGTGTGTGTTGTTCTGCTCATTCATATCTTTTCTATAGCAAAGCTCATTGGAAGTTAAGGTACGCACGTATGGGTAAAAAGCTTGATGCTCTTCTTGGCAGAACCTTCAAGGTTTCAAAGTTCAAGCCAACTGTGAACCTTGCCATCTCACGCCTTGCTGTTCTCAAGAACCAGCGTCAGGTTCGTTTCAGACAAGCCCGTTCAGATGTCCTTCAACTTCTCCAAGCCGGTCAACATGAACGAGCTCTGCTTCGAGTAAGATACATGTGCTGTGTGTTGTCTCTCAAGGGTCTTTTTTTCATCTCATATCATATCTTACTCTTGCTCCTTTTGAGGATCTGGATTGTTTTTTTATAGGTTGAGCATGTGATCAAGGATCAAAATATGTTGGATATGTACGACAAGATTGAAGGATACTGCAGTCTATTGATTGAAAGGATCCACCTCATTGAACAAGAAAGGTTGGTTTAATTAAAACTCTGCTTCCTTGGCCAAAACAAAACTTATAATTTTGTTTAGGCATTTTGTTTTTGCTTTTCTTCTTGATTTGACGAGCTCAGTTTTGTTGTCATTGTAGAGAATGTCCTGAGGAACTAAAGGAGGCAGCATCAGGATTACTCTATGCAGCTTCTAGGTGTGGAGATTTTCCAGAGATTCAAGAGATTCGTGCAGTTTTGACCTCTCGGTTTGGTAAGGACTTTGCTGCTCGTGCTATTGAGTTAAGGAATAACTGTGGAGTCCATCCCCAGGTATATCTGACATGATAATCAGTAATTTGTGTGTGTTTAAATTGTGGCATTACCTCTATGTTCTTTGCCTGTTGAATACACTTGTTAGGTACTAGAATTTAATATACAAGCTAAAATTTTGGGTAAAAGCAGATAATCCCTCCTAtgctgattttgagtttctgtgGTACTCGTACTCGAATCTATCCTTTTTATCTGTCTATTTATAGATGATACAAAAGTTGTCAACAAGGATGCCAAGCTTGGAGAGTAGAATGAAGGCACTCAAAGATATTGCTTCTGAGAATGGAATTGTTCTACAGCTTGAAGAAGCTTCTTCTCCTGTTGAGGTATACAATCTAAGGCAgcaaaaatttcaattttattgCTTAGAACATTTGCAAAACAACTACTTAAGGCTTCTGATGTGAACTATTCAGGAAATATCCAATGTAGAAAAGCAAAACCAGCATAAACATGAGATGAAGGAAGAGATTATCAGAATTTTGCCTAATAGAGGAAAAGATGAGGAGTTAACTGATTCCTTCAAGGTCAGGAAAAAGTACAAGGACGTAGCTGATGCAGCACAAGCAGCTTTTGAGTCCGCAGCATATGCTGCAGATGCGGCAAGGGCAGCTATGGAACTCTCACGACCTGGATCTGGATCACATGATCCTGACGATCATAGTAGTCCAAGCTTCCAGCCAAGAAAAGTGTTGGATGGACATGATTCTGTGAAACCTCAGCCACAGGAAGACAAGGAAATCCGTAGGGGATCTCAAGGTGAAAATTTTAACAAGGAAATGGACGAGTTTAATAAGCAAAAAGACATTTTAAGTTGCAATTCAGCTGATGAGATTTTGAAGGGGGGTGTTGCCTCAGTGGATGCTGAAACTGAGGCTGATccttttgaaaatgaaatggtTTTTGATGAGAGTGATGATGAAACTGATAAAAAACAGAACAGAATTTTATCTTCTAAGCAGATATCTTCAAGGTATGATGCTGGTATAGAGGTTGGATCAGGTTCTAGTAACCTAGTTATAAATACAATATCAGGATCCAAGAAACAGAGTGCGCCTCTGTTGAATTTGGAGAAGAGGCCAATTTCAGTAAGGACTAGATGATGCTTAATTGCTGAGTATGAGTGCATCGCATGCAATGTTGTGTATCAGATATGAGTTTGCTAGTAGTTTAGTGTGTAATCACTTGGTTCATTAATTTCTATGTTGTATATTTACCATCAATTTTTTCTGCAGGTTTCCAGCATTTAAAAGATTAGTttacttcaaagttcaaaccatGTGTTAGACATCTTATGTCATTTTCCAGTTTAGAATTGTCAATTTAAACCAGAATATTAGCAAACCAAGCAAAGCATTAGTAAGATTCGTAAGGGGGAACATGTGGGGCTCCTACATTGGAAAAAGTTAGTTTTGTTTCCTGGAACCTGTTCAAGTCACTAATCATTCCTCAACAGATATGAATTTCAAAACCTAAGTACAATAATGATTTATGTCATTGGCAATACTAAGATATGAACAATAACATTGCACTGAGATAATGTTCCAGTAATTGTATgggagaggggggggggggggggtagtaAGCCCAAAACTGGGTGTATATTCTTAAAAAACATAGACTATGTAATTTGCAATGATATTCAATGAAGTTGGAACACCTAATAATCTATTCTCCTCATTTATCAATTAGGAATGTCAGACTTCAGAGTTGCAATAAATATATCACTGCCCCCTAGGCCGCTTCTTACCGTGTTGGAACAGGTCACTGTATGACTGCAAACTCACCCCAACATCTTCATCAGTTTCTATTCCAAGCTCCTCCTGCAAAGTGCAAACAAGTATCAGTATCATGACAGAAAcattaaaaagaaacaaaaacaactACGGTTCTGACAGGCCAAGAAAGAAACCTTAAATTCTTTGGGATCCTTAGGTGAGTTCTCAGTGAGGGTGTCCCATAGATCCTTGAACATTCTTTTACGCTTTCTCCACTGAGTGATTTTCTCTGACAACATAACCTCAACTGCCTCACGTTCTTCAGGCCTCACCAGCGTAACACCTCCACTTAACTTATCCAATTTGCT from Lotus japonicus ecotype B-129 chromosome 2, LjGifu_v1.2 includes:
- the LOC130739563 gene encoding uncharacterized protein LOC130739563 isoform X1 — encoded protein: MGKKLDALLGRTFKVSKFKPTVNLAISRLAVLKNQRQVRFRQARSDVLQLLQAGQHERALLRVEHVIKDQNMLDMYDKIEGYCSLLIERIHLIEQERECPEELKEAASGLLYAASRCGDFPEIQEIRAVLTSRFGKDFAARAIELRNNCGVHPQMIQKLSTRMPSLESRMKALKDIASENGIVLQLEEASSPVEEISNVEKQNQHKHEMKEEIIRILPNRGKDEELTDSFKVRKKYKDVADAAQAAFESAAYAADAARAAMELSRPGSGSHDPDDHSSPSFQPRKVLDGHDSVKPQPQEDKEIRRGSQGENFNKEMDEFNKQKDILSCNSADEILKGGVASVDAETEADPFENEMVFDESDDETDKKQNRILSSKQISSRYDAGIEVGSGSSNLVINTISGSKKQSAPLLNLEKRPISVRTR
- the LOC130739563 gene encoding uncharacterized protein LOC130739563 isoform X2, whose translation is MGKKLDALLGRTFKVSKFKPTVNLAISRLAVLKNQRQVRFRQARSDVLQLLQAGQHERALLRVEHVIKDQNMLDMYDKIEGYCSLLIERIHLIEQERECPEELKEAASGLLYAASRCGDFPEIQEIRAVLTSRFGKDFAARAIELRNNCGVHPQMIQKLSTRMPSLESRMKALKDIASENGIVLQLEEASSPVEQNQHKHEMKEEIIRILPNRGKDEELTDSFKVRKKYKDVADAAQAAFESAAYAADAARAAMELSRPGSGSHDPDDHSSPSFQPRKVLDGHDSVKPQPQEDKEIRRGSQGENFNKEMDEFNKQKDILSCNSADEILKGGVASVDAETEADPFENEMVFDESDDETDKKQNRILSSKQISSRYDAGIEVGSGSSNLVINTISGSKKQSAPLLNLEKRPISVRTR
- the LOC130739561 gene encoding uncharacterized protein LOC130739561; protein product: MPFGFFPKVEPILGAATSNPMSEQYCCMIMRINVDCNACCRRLRRILLRMKVIETHLIEKQQRRVCVCGRFVPADVAIKIQKKLNRRVEILEVQFEGEEDHNEPP
- the LOC130739560 gene encoding uncharacterized protein LOC130739560, with the protein product MVGCTHITGMAFEDGAKKEIQEVGRKISIGSSLASMESLSMPLVQEVVLSADMQCEKCQKRVTDIITKMNVETESVVVNVLEKQVTLTFRFPTVGEVISKQITRINRNPLPKKVAIIKRIFRSSKGSTCAQ